Sequence from the Eleutherodactylus coqui strain aEleCoq1 chromosome 13, aEleCoq1.hap1, whole genome shotgun sequence genome:
CTTCGGGGCCGCCGGCTCCACTCGGCACATCAGAAAGCCGAagccgcgggagaaggtgagtcctgcactggtcactgcagcagcgcgggtcgggtcccactgcgaaaATTcttgcaggggatccgacccggccgtgtgcaggcggccttagtcttaCAAAAAGTCATTTCAATGCATCAGTATGCTAATTCTGCAGTATCTGCATATTCTCCTTATCTTCctatagagccttaaaggggttgtcccgcgaaacaaagttggggtatacacttctgtatggccatattaatgcactttgtaatgtacattgtgcattaattatgagccatacagaagttattcacttacctgttccgttgctggcgtccccgtctccatggtgccgtctaattttcagcgtctaatcgcccgagtagacgtgcttgcgcagtccggtcttctctgtgttgaatggggctgctcgtgctggagagctgctccttgtagctccgccccgtcacgtgtgccgattccagccaatcaggaggctggaatcggcaatggactgcacagaagacctgcggtccaccgagggtgaagatcccggcggccatcttcgcaaggtaggtaagaagtcaccggagcgcggggattcgggtaagtactatccggttttttttttcaacacatgcatcgggtttgtctcgcgccgaatggggggggctattgaaaaaaaaaaaaaaacccgtttcggcgcgggacaacccctttaaggtgatcgCTActtggcgatcgttttagcaataatcggtgcgtgtaaatgtgcacccatcgtgcgcttttcgagcactgttagctgatcgataaaattcaagctaacctaaaaatcgttgttcacttttatcagtcgttctccatgggggagtgttgatagcattgtttccccctagagaacaaaggatctgagcgcagataatagcctctccTAATAGAGCATCAGATAGGAATGGTGCAGAAACgcaaaaaagacaataaaataaaataataaatggataaACTGACTGCCCAGAGGGTAGGCTGCCAGCGCCACGTAAGTTTGCATCCTATTGCGTTAACTACCAACCTGTCAGTTTGTAAACTTACATCCGGTGACATTAAGGGGCTAAAAGGGTGAAAGAGAGCAACACAGATTGGTTACTGACTGCAATGTGAGAAGTCACTCACCTGTGCAAGGAGAATACTTTGCTTCTGTCTGAGCTGTTTTTAAAGCTCTGGGCTGTGAGGACGGCGAGATCTCTCAATAACGTCAGATTATTCTGAAAGACAGCACAAACTTCGTTTGATCATCAAATGTCCATGCAGCCATTTCCTGTAACCAATGTAATGGTGAAAGAGGACCCGTTGACATTCTGTCGTGCCGTTCCTCCGTTATTCCTTATGGAAACCCATGAATAAACCCAACTGCACCATTCCCCTTGTTAATGGGGTTGGGTTCCTGCCAGCACTGACCAAggcagtaggaggaggagaatgtgaacgcagccttaaggGTTTTTCCAAGATCTAGCTGAGCATGAATGTAATGAAACACTATATCACTATAAAGTATCCaggtcacacgatgtcaataccTTCTGAAGCGTTTtcacagatttttgcagtttctccacAGCATCAATATGCTCCTCAGGCCCATTCCTGCGTACAGTAATACGGAAAGAACTTTAGGATGCTAAAAAGGGTAAGCCGCCCCGTCAATAATAAATACCAGGTTGTTACAAATTATCTTCCCGATGTGAACCCTCATCACTCACGTTTAATGACCCTCAGATACAGGAATTTGTTATCAATGGTAACAGAAATTCAAAAAGTTtcgtttagcaaaactgtctaacagtaaaacgGTCCTTGTTgcagcagcagccaatcacagcgcagctttcatttctcaagttgTCAGTAGTCCACCCTAGAGCtagcagagaattggacgtcccgcTGCTGACTGTGTGGAAGATGCTGCGCAAATGTTTTAGAAGTTATCCCAACCGACTGCAATTGATACCAGTCCTGAAACCGGACGACAAAAGCGAGGCAACATTCTATGAGAGTATGAAAACTGTAATTGAAATTGTAATTtcgtgtttagtgatgaagccgccttacACCTTTCATACGGAATGTCCGTAATCTAGGAAGGGAAATCTCTCATGTCTATGTGGACCATATGAATGACTCCGCCAAGGTGAATGTGCGCTACAGCCTGTAGGAAGGTGTGCGGCCCCTTCTTTACCATGAGGAAAAAATCCCGGGGATTTTGTACCTGGACGCTACATATCCGGCTTCTGCCGCAgcaggaacaggaaatcccaggtttcatcttccaacaggataaaACCACCCCCAtaggaccccccctcccccccccccccattttcacaatgaagtcagaagtgatcGGCGACTACCAAATAGATGGATTGGATTGGCCGCCACATTCCCTGGACCTTacactttgtgattttttttctctgggggAGTGTTAAAGATAACGTTTACATGCCCCTTACCCCCACCACGATCTGCCCATTACCcccatcccagaagccattgcatcactCAGTCGTGATACCCTACAACATGTATGGCAGggacttgactacaggctccatgtgtgttgagtgacaaagggggccacactgatcacccccGATGTGGAAAACATGTTAGATGTTGTTATAAAGAACTTTTgaatttctgtttccattgatatcaaatttctgtatccgagtgtcatcaaatgtgagttatgAAGGTTCCAAATTGGGAAGGTCATTTGTAACAACCACCATATAAGTGCGTGTTCAGATGGTGGCATTCACCGCAGAAACGGTTAAAATGCTAAGCACAGAGCGGCAATGCAGACTGGAGAAGAGTCCCTGAGCATAGCATTTAGACCCCTCTAATCATGGTTCGAGGGGTTGTAGAGTGAATGGTCTGCGCATTGGCTGCTTTAACCCTTTATGGACCTTAAAATAACAAGGTCGGGCAAGAAAATGGTGCCAACTAGAGAACCAGCATTGTGCCCAATAATCTACAGCGGTCTGTGTATACTACATATTCCATGGTATCACTGTAGTGAATTGGGATGTTGTATGAACATCTGAGTGTATGACATTGACAATTGTacagtattaggctgggttcacacggggcggatttgcagtggaaattcTGTGTAGAATTTTGTTGCGGAAAATCCACCTGCGTCCGCTAATgctaggattagccagccatgttgaCAAAAGTTgtccaaaatctcatccacaccggACAGCCAATCCATGGCGGAAAAGCCAACAGATTccttggccgcagcatgtctaatttttttttcccccgttgcGGCTGtgctgctctctatgggagcaccggccgcaatgGAAGAGCATGCagcaaagccgctccaaaacctgcggctaagtgccgtgagTGTTGGAGCTGAGCTTTCCTGGCgcaaatcttgtggttttgccaCAGCGACAAAAtcgcgagatttccaccaggaaagTGCAGCTCCAAAaccttgcggtttttcgctgcagcaaaaccacaagatttcctgtgggattccgccctgtgagaacccagtctTATACTAGTGTGCATGTAATCTTACTTCAGAAGGGCAGTCAGAGACTTCTCCGTGCTGTAGCTCCGGGCGGTGTATTTCAGTACTCGCTCTCCTGCAATGAATATTAAATTAGTCTTGTTCTTCTTTCCTTTCTCTGTTCCTAAAAGCTTAATGACCTGTAAGAGTTACAGAGGACATATTAACACATGGATGTATGACCATTCGGTCACATACCGCTAGGTTATGGTTCTACAACAATTTACCATAAAAGGCTTTCATTCTCAATCACTAATGTATTAATAATAATTAGGGTTGGAGTCCCATGCTTTTGTAGATATGACAGGTGATATTTAGGTCAAGAacggtattgtttctccttgagaagagtacctagaaggtgagggaggagacttataaggcaatgcatgctcctctgggaaatatgcaaaaaaggaagattgaacaatgcctcttcagcaccacctactggaaggcatcattcctgcaagtccatgttggactttttaaacaagcattCTAACAATGActatttacatatttcccagaggagcatgcatggccttataaaagtttcctcactcaccttctaggtgctctccttaaggagaaacgataacCTTCCTGACCTACAGTTATAGGCCTCTCACTTACCTGTAGGTCACTGAGATTAGCAACGTGGGTCCCGCAGCACATATTTGCATCAACTCCTTCTATGTCAACTATTCTCACTGGACCAGCATGGTCATCAGGTAGACCTCGACTTCTGACCTATGGGAAGGAGCATTGAGCAAGCTATAAACAACTACAGATACACATATCTCCATAACCTATAAATCCTAAAGCTGCGGTGTTAGCAAATAATGCTAGAGAAACAGAACAATGTTTCATCATCATGATAACTCTCCATCAGTCGCCTCCATTGCAGATCTCATAGTTTTTGATGCATGCAATGCTATttttcagattaaaaaaaaaaaaaaacgaacaccAATGCGGAAGCCAACAGATCCCAttacaagtcaatgggttctatcagtTGCCTCCGGTGTCCATCGTACAACGGATCCAGCACTGTGTGATGGTTTCGGTTTATGACACAGATGTGCACAGAGCCCAATACTGACTAATATCAGAAAACTGCATGACAGATGAATGCGAACTACAAGGGAATTGACAACAGGGCGACACCATTAGCTTTTGTCAGATGAGCAATTAGCATGAATTTGCTAATATTATTTGCAAAGGAACGCTGGAGCCCTCAGTAATGCAGGTATCAGTATGGTTAATCACATGACCAGAATGCTCAAGTATGATTATTTATTAGAAGGATGTTAAAATATAGATAAACGTTTAAAAAACTGACGTGTCAGtgtcatgtcagaagttttgatcgcaggaggtccgggtgctgagaccctACCAATCGCTACAACGATTGGCAGAAGCGCTCATATTTGCACTGTGCCCATTTGGCTGTGTATGGACTCCGCAGACTATCTATGGTGCCCATACATCACTCCTAAGCAGAGACAGAAACAGCTACACGGGCACAATGCTTCTGCTCATTCATTTTAGAGATTAGtgggggggtctcagcacccagacccccacTACACGTTATTGATAAAGTCCCCACAAACGTTTACGTATCATATAACAAGACCTGCACATCCAGTAGGTCACCAGATCACTTACTTGGTTAAATTCAGGATCATCGGTAGTAATCACCCTTACAATGACGGGCACACGCTGGCGGATCTTCTCGTTTACCAGCTGTTCTACAGTTTCTACCTGTTCGTTTGTCATCATCGGCGTGTCAAGTTCTATAAAACTGCGCTGTCGGCCCAGCTCCCTGTAAGTTAAAAGAGTGTTAGTTGTCTTTCAGGATAAATAGTGTCCATATGTTTTGCTAGCTGGGATAAGTAACATGCCCCTGGCTACGTTTTACCAACTTAATTTTTCGTTAATGCCTAATCTTAATTATAACCCTTTAATGCCAAAGGGCGTAACTTTACGTCCTGGTTGTGGGGTATTTAACATAACAGGACGTACACTTTTAGTCCTGTGGGTAGCACGGACTCAGAAGTAGAGCCTGCgccatcccgcagcgggagccggctgtgtcTAGTGGTAGGACGCCCGCTGCGACAGCAGAGATTGATAAGAACAGCTAACCCCGCTATCAACTCCCTACATGACACGATGTTGATCTATGTAGATCTCGGCATGTAAAaggccatggcaactgaacaccAAATTCTGGTGTCACGGCTTGCTATAACCTAtgctattgtaagcaataaggcattgcagtatagAAGAACTGTAATGCATTACCATAGGGATCACAGTTGTTATGGCTCttgttccctacagggacataaaaaaaagtaaaggtaGTATGAGCTTAGAAAAAGAGATTCTGCTACTTTCCTTGATAGGAAGGTATCTCCTAGTGCCTCTCCTGTTCACAGGTTGGGTCTGGTATAGCAGTTCAGCTACAATCAATTAACTTAGCTGCAACCAAATTAAACCCATGCACAAAAAGGTGATGTTCGgggggtgcattatttttttctaatcccacacaacccctttaaataaagtcaATTATTATCGCTGCAGATCCACCTGAACCACTGAGCATGGAGCTACACTGTGCTCCAGCTACTCGATGTGGGTGGTGATGTTTATGGGTACTTTTCAGTGGGCCGATAGTCACCAAAGACTTgcttcgcctccattcagtgagcgattatcgctcctgGGTGAATGCAAAGGTAAAGGTACCCTAACGGAGGACAATATATGCCACAGGGAGCCTGGCCATTGATGATGATTGGCCAAGACCAGTGGAATAGGCAACAATGTCCACCACTGGGAGTAGTACATAGCCCTCCAAACTGCGGACAAAATTAGCAGTACCTGACCAATGCTGCATTGATGTGAAATATGTAATCTAAATGTAGAAAACCCAAGAAGTGAAAACGGCATCTAAGAGCTCCCATTAGAAActctgggctttttaattcagaGCTCTCAGTAGCAGCGGCAGGTTGGGGAGGAAGAGGAGTTAAAGACATCAAAGAcctgatgataaaaaaaaataaactaatccCCTTAGAAACCTGGGTCTTAACTTCTTAAACTTTctccaaaataaaaaatatgctgaAAGCCAGTGCCCACTAACGCTGTCATTACCAATGTGTCTCCATAACTTTCTACTCAAACCCCGCCTCTCCAAATGAGAATGCACTTTTTCTACAAAATTTTAATAGGAAAAAGAGAACAGGAGGAGAAACACTTTAAAAAAGTTCACCTACTGAACTGCGAAAGAGACTTCAGGCCCGTTTAtaggcaaagataatctttcaaacaactgaaagattttgcgatttgcataaagtgttaatggccattaacactttatcatctgcaTTTACAAGTacaagggcctccaggagctgtttgcaacgCCCAGCTGTGCGCACAGCTTCACTGTTCTGCTCATGGATCCCAGCAGataacaatgttatctgccgactcccGTGGAAATAGCAGCCTGTGGTCTACTGAAAGGTAAAAGGGTTTGCTTTATCTCTTAGTagataaacaatggattttaagttcaccttaaaatcatcgttcaaatgaaaagtgcacgatgcccacgtttacatgaaCGATTActgctcattttcggtcgtttgaatgaATGTTGAgttaattgttacgtgtaaatgggcctttaggcagaaCGTTCTCTCCCGAACAATGGTTGAATGCCTTCATCTGGGCCCATAAAAGCTCTAAGAGTGCCAGTTTATTAGAGTCCTACTACAAGGCTGTAAAACGTTGGTACTTCCTCAGTAGTAATttggtctccaccagaataaaCCCAGAAGTATCCCCACTATGCTGGAGAAATAGTGGAGGGTTGGGCTCCCTActtcatatttggtgggagtgccccaaTGTCCGCTCAGTATGAAGTTTAACCTTCTCTCCAATATAACAGGGTCACGCCTGATACCCTCACTTCAACTAGCTCTACTGCTCTTGGGAATGAATGAAGTCTCAGCAGACTTTACAAAAACCCACTTCCCACATCTTCCTATCGGTCAAGTTGTCTCTAACCAGAAGTTGGAGATCGCAAGCAGTACCCAGGATTAATACAATCATAGTTACTAGGAAAAATTATTTGCAATCAAGAACGATAGGTGGAGTGCATTCAAAAAGTTTTGGAACCCTTGGCTAATTTACACGAAGAATGAGAGCCGCCTGTAGAGGCTAGGAGCTAAGAGAGGTTTAATAGTTATTAACGAACAAACCTTTAGCAGATCTTTAGCAAAACCACAGGATCATACTGAACAAACATTATGTAGCGACCCTGTTCCATCCCTTCTTCCCTCACTCCCTgcctggtgccccccccccccccccccactaccaccATCCTCCCCTCCCATAACTTCCCATCCCtatgaccgcccccccccccttcccgtttcATACACCTCTGTCAAAGTGTAACGAGCGTTAATATTTCAAAATGTTGAGAAGTAGAAGATTTTATGTGCACGAGTTCCAGCTAAAGCATCGCGACTGAGCTTATTACTATGTGCAATTCTTGTATGTCTGTGACATGTACCATGAGCCTCGAATAAAAGTGTATTGAAACACAAAACAAACCAGCATCTGAGAGGTCTAACCTACCAGGAGGTGGTCTTGAATCCATACAAAGAGTCCGCAATGGCTGTGATGAGGTGCTGGCCTGGAGGAAACAGACGTTACAATGTAACATAATACCATGTAGAAGGATAAGACAAGACATAGGGCATCCAGTGTTAACTGGGGCAATAGAGGCTTCTCATACATACATATGCTGCCCAATCAGAACAGAagccttagtgcacacctgagtGTTGCTGCATGTGGTCGAAACGACGGTTCCAGTCTATCTTCACTAGTACTTCTGAACCCGGATCCAAGGGAGACAAGGCAAAATGTACAGCCTCTGGACCTTGCCGGGTGACACGATGCACTGGAACATCACCGATGAATCCTCGGTCATCAGGCTGGTAGAGAAGATGAGGAATATGTATTATTTAATCATACATATCTACCTATACCCACAACACAGGTTGTCCAAGGTTAGAAAAATGTGGCTGCTCTCTTCCAAAAACAATGACACAGCTAtacacaggttgtgtctggtattgcagcttagccccaTTCATTAAATAgagccaagctgcaataccagacacaacccatgaccGAGACAAGGGTCAGCAAGCATTATGCATGGGTACAAATAATTAGTATAGCACTGCGCATAACACTTGCTAAGTGTCAAATGGTTGCCTTGGAAATGGCATCTCTCCATGCACAATGTTAAATTGGGCAGCAGAGTATgcccacacaacccctttaacaccttctAGGACATGGGCATCAAACTCATTTTCAGTCTTATGGGGGCCTTCAAAGGTCTGactgtaattgtaagacagtatagtaatagtgaaccccttagttgccacagtagtaataatgatcacAGTAGTAATtgggtccccatagtggccccagcagtgatagtaaccctgtagtggccacagtagtaatattgaccccagtcataatagtggccccagtaataacaatgacccccatagtggacccagtagtgatagtgacccccatagtggccccagtggtaacagtgaccaccatagtgaccccagtaataatagtgaccccggtAGTAAGTGACCACAGTAATCAGTGTGGCTCCAATAATGAGTGGCCCCCATAATGATCCCAGTAGCAATagggtcccctatagtggccccagtagtacgtgaccaccatagtgaccacagtaatgacagtgaccccatagtgactccagtaataatagtgacccccagtaataagagtgacccccccatagtggcctcagtaataacaatgacccccccttagtggacccagtagtgataTTTTTTaacagtagtacagcaaaaaaaaaaaaaaaaaaaattatatatatatatatatatatatatatatatatatatatacacacatatacacacacacacacatttggtatggtagtaatcgtactgacccatagaattaagttatcaggtcatttctgTGACAATATGTACACTACAGAAACAACACAGCGCCGTACATTTGGTAGCAGCTCAATCTGctgacagggtccctttaaatGATGTTTACCTGCCCACCGCCTTCTGGGAACAGAACGGTGTCCTTCAATATTACATTATATCCCGACAAAGTCTCCTTCTTCCCTCCATTCTCAGTTTTTAATTGAGCAGGACTGCAAGACACGACTTCTGTCACCAACTGACGGGCAAAAGGAAAAGTGTTACAACAATGATCAGCAGATGCCAGACATTGGGGGTACAAGGAGGGCGCCAGGGCAATGGCTTATATCAgataccatcatcatcatcctagAAGTGTAAACCGATACAACTGACTGCAGAAAGCGGGATGCAGAGCCGATGACAACTGTGCAAAAAGTAATTACCGAATATAGTTCTAGATTGCCAGGTGCATGGCAGGCATATGCTACATCATCCCAATAGCAGAGCGAGGACAAGGCCGTCGACTTCCCGAGGACTCGTCTGCAAGACCATCCGCTGTTACGGACACGGATTTCAAAAGAAACCTGCAGTAGAAATCTGCATATTAAAGCGCGGGTTTGCTCTGAAAACTTCAGCTGATCCACAGACAGACGAGCAGCAAATAGAGGGGTGGACAGgcataagggccatttacacgtaacCATCGTCACGCAAAATCCGTTCAAATGAACGAAAATacgcgataatcattacgtctaaATGTACATCCATCCTGCACTATTTGCTTACTTATTGTTTGTCGCTCACGGTCAACCAGCTCACTTTTCGCTGCGTCTAAATGCTCCCCACTCCGCACTTTAAATAGAAtgcgaagcgctgagcgagaactgagcgattctcagcgatgatctgcctgtctaaatattCTGCACGAGGACAAGCGCAAATGTGGAAGGGAATGAGCAATAGGGATCCGGAAAGATATAAGGCCAAATTCACACAAGCACAGCGTTTTTGCGTATGCATTCGTGTAATTTTTGAACGTTTTGCGCACACAAGTTGTGCGCAATTGCGTGTGCTAAGACATAGGCGCCAACGCTCCCActataattagtctaatgagttcaggatgtgttctttttgctgCACAATTactcagtgtttcacgcatctcctagaaCATTATgcacgcatttgcgcatcccaACTGACGTCTATAACgacttttagggcgcccacccactggcgatttttttccctgcgaaattcgcagcatttttttctctgcagtggtctatgggacttgtaatgttaaaattgcgatcgcgcaaaatcgcaatttaccgcgaaatcgcgattttgcgcgatcgcgattttaacattacaagtcccatagaccactgcagagaaaaaaatgctgcgaatttcgcagggaaaaaaatcgccagtgggtgggcgcccttagtgcgCAAGTACGCAAGAAAATGAAGTATGCTGCACTATCCTTGTTTTGCACCactgaaatgcacaggaaaaattgGCACGTGTgaataaactcattgaaatcaattggttctatgtACTGCATATTGTGCGTGCATAAACATGCGCAAAGATGGTCGTGTAAATCCGGCCTAAGGGTCCTTACTGCACACACAAAGTTTCTGACGGGCATGTAATGCCACGTTCATTTGTCACATG
This genomic interval carries:
- the AARSD1 gene encoding alanyl-tRNA editing protein Aarsd1 isoform X1 produces the protein MAFFCQKDSYATELVTEVVSCSPAQLKTENGGKKETLSGYNVILKDTVLFPEGGGQPDDRGFIGDVPVHRVTRQGPEAVHFALSPLDPGSEVLVKIDWNRRFDHMQQHSGQHLITAIADSLYGFKTTSWELGRQRSFIELDTPMMTNEQVETVEQLVNEKIRQRVPVIVRVITTDDPEFNQVRSRGLPDDHAGPVRIVDIEGVDANMCCGTHVANLSDLQVIKLLGTEKGKKNKTNLIFIAGERVLKYTARSYSTEKSLTALLKNGPEEHIDAVEKLQKSVKTLQKNNLTLLRDLAVLTAQSFKNSSDRSKVFSLHRKEGDNEFMNIIANEIGTEDTIVFLTVGDEKTSGLFLLAGPPGIIDQVGPRAAKILDGKGAGKKGRFQGKANKMSQRGDVESLLQEVINGSALKEE
- the AARSD1 gene encoding alanyl-tRNA editing protein Aarsd1 isoform X2 gives rise to the protein MPLSPAQLKTENGGKKETLSGYNVILKDTVLFPEGGGQPDDRGFIGDVPVHRVTRQGPEAVHFALSPLDPGSEVLVKIDWNRRFDHMQQHSGQHLITAIADSLYGFKTTSWELGRQRSFIELDTPMMTNEQVETVEQLVNEKIRQRVPVIVRVITTDDPEFNQVRSRGLPDDHAGPVRIVDIEGVDANMCCGTHVANLSDLQVIKLLGTEKGKKNKTNLIFIAGERVLKYTARSYSTEKSLTALLKNGPEEHIDAVEKLQKSVKTLQKNNLTLLRDLAVLTAQSFKNSSDRSKVFSLHRKEGDNEFMNIIANEIGTEDTIVFLTVGDEKTSGLFLLAGPPGIIDQVGPRAAKILDGKGAGKKGRFQGKANKMSQRGDVESLLQEVINGSALKEE